In Candidatus Liberimonas magnetica, one DNA window encodes the following:
- the pilM gene encoding type IV pilus assembly protein PilM: protein MPKLIPSINIPKLSFLKPKDAIAVDIGTSSVKIVFLKASGNKYTLVKWGILPINENLSELPPQERKLNIIARIGEFFAKEKILIKNVITSISGHQVIVRYVNFPKLSREELNKTIVFEAEPYIPFDIKEVDLSYHILGDIVEEGHKKMEAILVACKKDVIASRLEIFNELNLRLIVVDIDAFALENAYEVNIDPSLQETVMLINIGSAVTNIAIVENNKSKVVRDIFIAGDSFTKIIQRNLGCEIKKAEELKFAHSILVTAEEKEKTLSENQKEALQVSQALSSMAKDFLTEIHRSIDFYISQNPDRTINKILLSGGSANLKNLDRLLNNDLKIAVEVFNPLKNITSGEAVPPEIAAQLAVATGLAVRHENDMNE, encoded by the coding sequence ATGCCGAAATTAATACCATCGATAAATATACCAAAATTATCTTTCCTAAAACCAAAAGATGCAATCGCTGTCGATATTGGAACCTCTTCTGTAAAAATAGTATTCCTGAAAGCTTCTGGCAATAAATATACTCTTGTCAAATGGGGTATTCTTCCCATCAATGAAAACCTGTCTGAATTACCCCCTCAGGAAAGGAAGTTAAATATTATTGCCCGGATAGGTGAGTTTTTTGCCAAGGAAAAAATACTTATAAAAAACGTTATAACCTCGATTTCTGGGCATCAGGTAATAGTACGCTATGTGAATTTCCCCAAGTTATCAAGGGAAGAATTGAATAAAACAATAGTTTTTGAAGCTGAACCGTACATACCGTTCGACATAAAAGAGGTTGATTTAAGTTATCATATACTCGGAGATATAGTTGAAGAAGGACATAAGAAAATGGAAGCGATCCTTGTTGCGTGCAAGAAAGATGTTATTGCGTCAAGGCTGGAAATATTTAACGAGCTTAACCTGCGCCTCATTGTAGTTGATATAGACGCTTTCGCTCTTGAGAATGCTTACGAGGTCAATATCGACCCGTCTCTTCAGGAAACGGTAATGCTTATCAATATCGGTTCCGCTGTCACGAACATAGCAATAGTTGAGAACAATAAATCGAAAGTCGTAAGGGATATCTTTATCGCAGGAGATTCGTTCACTAAGATTATTCAAAGGAATTTGGGTTGTGAAATAAAAAAAGCCGAAGAGTTAAAATTCGCCCATAGTATATTGGTAACTGCCGAAGAAAAAGAAAAGACCTTGTCTGAGAACCAAAAAGAAGCTCTCCAGGTATCACAGGCGCTTTCATCTATGGCTAAAGATTTTTTAACGGAAATTCACAGGTCGATCGATTTTTATATTTCCCAAAACCCTGATAGAACTATTAATAAGATACTATTAAGCGGTGGCTCCGCTAACCTGAAGAACTTGGACAGGTTGTTAAATAACGATCTTAAAATAGCTGTAGAGGTTTTTAACCCCTTAAAAAACATAACTTCCGGGGAAGCTGTTCCACCGGAAATTGCAGCTCAATTGGCTGTGGCAACTGGGCTTGCAGTACGTCATGAAAATGACATGAATGAATAA
- a CDS encoding PilN domain-containing protein: protein MIKVNLLAANLIKKEERNELFVLACILAAIIVLLGGAGYGSKLYSNMKLEKRIEVANRELTKYESIVRQVEALQSTKTVLETKKNLINTLSATGLTYPVFMEKLMSVLPDNIWFKSVNTKTLNDTDLSISMDAEALDNYAIADFISFLSTDKSFSNIELGQITTAGTDKMPTYSFKMTANYRKEIKK, encoded by the coding sequence ATGATCAAAGTCAATCTTCTAGCGGCAAACTTAATAAAAAAGGAAGAAAGAAACGAATTATTTGTCCTTGCCTGTATCCTGGCTGCGATAATCGTTCTTTTAGGTGGTGCAGGGTATGGCTCAAAATTGTATTCAAATATGAAGTTAGAAAAGAGAATAGAGGTAGCAAACCGGGAATTGACTAAATATGAAAGTATAGTGCGCCAGGTTGAAGCTTTGCAGTCCACAAAAACGGTCCTGGAAACAAAGAAAAACCTTATTAATACTTTATCAGCAACAGGCCTTACCTATCCTGTATTTATGGAAAAATTAATGTCCGTATTGCCTGACAACATCTGGTTTAAATCCGTTAATACAAAGACTTTAAATGATACTGATTTAAGCATCAGCATGGATGCGGAGGCTCTGGATAATTATGCTATAGCGGATTTCATAAGCTTTTTAAGTACCGATAAATCTTTCTCCAATATAGAATTAGGTCAAATTACTACCGCAGGCACGGATAAAATGCCGACTTATTCTTTCAAGATGACGGCTAATTATAGAAAAGAGATAAAAAAATGA
- a CDS encoding type 4a pilus biogenesis protein PilO produces MTKQLIQKLVGVGIFIVFFVIVYFKYLAAPLDQKYRESSEQLNNIETKVASMKQKAKELPKLQKEMKLLEEEVAELGKRLPKEKGIQELLRIITKDSQNYHLNVLSFSPNPVAEKSNYFEIPFRVSVKGTYHSLAQFLSDLGQESRIISAKNLEMSADTSSKNNSITASFSIIAYTFKG; encoded by the coding sequence ATGACGAAACAATTGATACAAAAATTAGTTGGCGTAGGGATATTCATTGTTTTTTTTGTTATTGTATATTTTAAATACCTGGCGGCACCGCTAGACCAAAAATATCGGGAGTCATCCGAACAGCTGAATAATATCGAGACAAAAGTTGCATCTATGAAACAAAAGGCAAAAGAATTGCCGAAGCTGCAAAAGGAAATGAAACTGCTCGAAGAAGAAGTAGCTGAACTGGGGAAAAGGCTTCCTAAAGAAAAGGGTATCCAGGAACTTTTGAGGATAATAACAAAAGATTCACAGAACTACCATCTTAATGTCTTAAGCTTCAGCCCGAACCCTGTAGCTGAAAAATCAAATTATTTTGAAATACCATTCAGGGTCTCGGTCAAAGGGACGTATCATTCTCTGGCACAATTCTTGAGCGACTTAGGGCAGGAATCAAGGATAATCAGTGCAAAGAATTTAGAAATGTCTGCGGATACCAGTTCTAAGAACAATAGTATTACCG